acCTTGCTAATCGATCTTTGAGCACGGGTTTTGACATATTAAACTTGATCGGGTTCGCCCTTGAGACGAGGCGGataacatgagcttgaaagtagtgctttaGCTTTTGAATTGCGAAAACAAATGCTAGACACAACTTTTCGATTGGAGAATACTTCAGTTCATTTGGGGTCATCAATCCTACTCAAGTAGTAGGGGGAAGTTTCTTTACTTTCACCATTTTTTGGGCCAAAAGGGCTCCAACTGACCTTTCTTGGATTGCAATATGTAGAATCAATGGCTTTCTTGGTGCAGGGCTACCAGAATTGGAGGTTTCATCAAGTAGGATTTGATGTTTTGGAATGCATTGATACAAGCATGGTCACATTTAAAaggtacacccttcttcatgagaTGGCTAAAAGGTTGTCACTTCCCTGCTAGATTTGAGATGAATCTTCTAAGATACACCAATTTTCCTTGTAGACTTTCAGTTCATGTATATTTCTGGGCTCAGGCATCTTCAAGATTGCATCAACTTTGGCTTGATATATCTCAATCCCTCAATGTCGAACAATGAAGCCAAGGAATTTTgtagaagtaactccaaaggcacattttagCAGGTTCATTCTAAGTTGATATCTCCGGAGTCGTTCGAACATCGTTCTTAAGTCTTGCAAGTGGCCTCCTCCTTTTCTTGATTTCAACACTAAATCATCCACATAGCATTCCACATTCTTGTGGAGGATGTCGTCAAAGATATTCTGCATTGCCCTTTGATATTTGGAACCAGCATTCTTCAAGTTGAAAGGCATTACTTGGTAGCAATAAATGCCTTTAGGAGTGCGAAATATACTAAGCTTTTCATCTTTCGGTGCCATACGTATTTGATTGTAGCTAGATGATCCATCCATGAAATGCATCACCTCGTATCCAGTGGTGGCATTAATCATAAGCTCTAGGATGGGAAGTGGAAATTTGTCCTTAGGGTATGCATTATTGAGGTCTCTAAAATTGACACAAACTCAAATTtggccattcttcttcttcacagGAACAATGCTTGAAATCCATGTAGGATATTTAACCTCCGAATGAAACTGGCTTCAATGAGATTGTTGACCTCAACTTCGATTGATGGGATCAATTCTAACCTGAAGCGTCTTGTGCAGTGCTAAGGTTTACTTCTTTCAATGCATCAACTTTAATTTTAATTCCTTCTTGTAGTTCTGGAGGAGCGTCCTTGACATTTTTGTCTTCTTGGGGATCACCATCATTGAAAGATATATGGCCACACCAAGAGGCCTCTCCCAAATTTTCGTCGACCTTCCTTAGAAATGAAGTGTATTTTTCCTCATTCGCAGTAATGTGATATTAAGATcctacactttcttcatcttcgtcacGCTTTCTAGTGTGGACCACTATGCGAGTCTTCACTTTGAGTACATCTCCGCATAAAATCAGAAGTTCTGATTGTTACCTTATGCTGGAAGGGATCAGACTTTGACACTCTTTAGAGATACTTTGGACTCTACATGACACATCTCTtcttatttttctataatttattTGGGACTTGTTCTTCTTCCTTTTCAATGGCCCCAACCTCTCAAATATAGAAGTTCTTGTAGTTGGTTCTCCAAGTTGATCAAAGACAGAAGGTCTTTTATTAGGATCAACGGGTTCATCTTCCATCGTGATATAGTTACTACTTGCTCTTCATATGGAGATGCGAACTAGTGGGGGTTGTTTGTAACTCAGGCCCTCACATGATTGCTTAACCACATGCTCCTTATCTTTCATCGTATTTGCTTTCCTAGTAGGTTCAGGTAGGAGCTTCCCTAGCTTAGATAGTTCGTTGGGATCATATCCAGCCTTTGCAAAGACCTGTAAGCATTCAGATTAAAACCTTCATTGGTTCGCTTTATGGGGAGTGCCTTATTTTGAGGCATGTTATGTGCCACAAACTTTTCCAGTAGCTTTGAAGACAACTTTATGATATCAATTTTCTTGATAGGAAGGGTTAATTCTTTTAGCACATCTTTTTGGAGGCTTGATGATTCTCCTTCATCTTTCTTCACTTCTGGGATGTAACGAAATAAATGAGCTATTTTCTTGCCTGCAATTGCTGCATTCTTTTTGTGAGCTTTTGAAACTTGGTATGCTTCTATTGGAACTTTATCTTCACCAGAAGCCACTTCAGCCCTTTTGGACACGATATTATCACCTCTGGCCTTAGTGATGTCATCAAATTTTACTCCCTTTATGATGtagttcttcaagtagaactttgcatcagcGAAATATGCCTCGACTTCAGCGAACAGCTTGTTATCAGCAACTATCTTCTTTTCGACTCCATCATTATTATAAACATTGGTAGTAAGTTGATGGGacaactttattctcatgtatccacggtctgccaaacaacaaattgtatgaagtctttgcatcAATCACATGCATCCATGCAGTTGATTGCATATCTCCCATGGTGATTTCTAGTTTGATAGCCCCTATGGCTCTTTGTCCCCCTTGATTGAATCCTTGAATTATCAAACggctttgagaaagttcttcaattGAGATGTCGAGTTCTTTCAATGTGCGAATGGGAAGAATGTTAACTGTTTCAATAGCGAATGGTTAATGTGGATTTTGGTGATGGTGTGTCTCTATCTTCACTTTCTTTAGCTTCTTAACTATTTGTTGCTTCTTTGGTCTTCTCACCATCTTATTCTTTGTAGGTTGCTTCGTTGATCCTCTTTGCGGACTCAATTTACGGCGTCTTCGACCAGTTACCAGGGTCCAACCTTCTTCATCAGGTTGATCAACTCGGACATTGTCACCTCCAATAATTCTTCATCTTCATTCCTTTCATAGGTGAATATCTCAATTGGATCGAATGAGCCAAAGCCAATAGACACATGGTacgaagctcggtagcttcaaAGCAGCTAAAGCAGAACTTGGTTGAATATCTCGAAGTGACTTGGTCGGATTTCCACAACCGATATTAAtaaaagattagggtcgaggacgaccaactaggagcctcctcgggctcagtatatcctagaAGGCTCTTGGCAAAGGAACCAGGCCAAACATGTATAcaagggatctcttagtatcccaaggatctcttggtatcctcaatatgtatatactagggatctcttggtatcctcaatatacgtgctagggatctcttggtatccctcaCCTCAACTCAAGTTATAAATACATAAAGGGGATCTCCCTGGATGTCGTCCCATAGTcacaaagtaaaacacacagcagcaacacaagaatactcaattaagctcaattttgtaccaagtaaataggtaattctaatttaacatgcttcacataattcaattaaggcagtttaagcaaataaacagttaagtcaattagacatgcttttctaagctaacaacaggtttaGATTGCAAGTAAAGTGaaataggaaaaaggaacacaattgaaattatttaaagaaaactggattttcaacaattagctcaagtacgcactcatcacctcacgtacaaggcatttcaaatatcaaatataccaaattctaagggaaggtcccccacacaaggttagataagccacttacctcgaaccagctcaaattaattcgaaatcacgctcttgccacgagtactcaactccaaatggcccgaaTCTATCCAATTCAATTTCaaaatgtaaataacacttcaagtaactgattctataaagaaattctaagctaatacgcaattaggtaaaatgaccaaaatgcctctTGGGCCCAAGTCTCGGAATCTGGTAAAATTTATATCATCAGAATCCACATGCTCtcatgagttcatgcataccaaaattatccaaatctaaggtcaaattcctaatcaaaagtcgaattctaggtctaagaactttcttccaacttttccccaattttcaccccaatccgaaattaaatgatgaaactaactatagattgatgggaTATAactagaaacaacaacaacaacaacaacgacccagtataatcccacaagtggggtctggggagggtaatatgtacgcagaccttacccctaccccgaagggaagagaggctgtttccaggagacccttggctcaaaaagcaacaggagccgatatattagtaccataaaaatgcataataaaataacagcagtataagagatatgaaatatgaaatacataatacgaaatacgaaaaagatggctggtatagtaaaactagcaggtaaagccctgcatcaatagacgaccaatgacattcttagtctaactcctaactggctagtctcactctattgtgttgtagaaatattcacaactttcccctaacctacaaccttaatgctcgacctccataattccctgtcaagggccatgtcctcagtaatcctaagtcatgccatgtcctgtctgatcacctctctccaatacttcttaggtcaccctctacctctccgcgtgcccactacagccagtcgctcacacctcctcaccggtacatcagtgctcctcctctgaatgtgcccgaaccatctgagtcttacttcccgcatcttgtcctccaagGGGGCCActcccaccttctctcgaatatcttcattcctaatcttatccatccttgtatgcccacacatccacctcaacatcctcatctctgctactttcatcttctggatatgtgagttctttaccggccaacattcagttccatataacattgCAGGTCTAACCActactctataaaacttaccttttagtaacggtggcattttcttgtcacacaagactcccgacgctaacctccactttatccaccccacccctatacggtgtgtgacatcctcgtcaatctccccgatcccctgaataactgatCCAAGATACTTGACACTatccctcttgggaatgacttgacattcaagcctcacttcaactccctcttctgtcggctcaactccaaatttgcactcgaggtattccgtcttcatcctgctcaacttgaaacctttagactcaagagcatgtctccaaatctctagcctctcgttgacgccgcctcgtgtctcgtcaattagaataatgtcatcagcaaatagcatgcaccatggcacctccccttgaatatgatgagtcagtgcatccatcaccagggcaaataggaatgggctgagcgcagacccttggtgcaaccccgtaataactggaaagtgttcagagtcgcctcctactgtcctaacccgagtcttagctccagcatacatgtctttaatcaccctaatatagtcaaccgggacccctttatcctctaagcagctccataagacctccctaggaaccctatcgtacgctttctccagatcaataaacaccatgtggagatccttcttcctatccctgtactgttccaccatcctcctaataaggtggatagcttctgtggtagatcgccccggcatgaacccgaactggttgtctgaaatagacaccgtccttcgcactctcatttctaccactctctcccaaactttcatggtatgacttagtaatttgatgcccctatagttgttacagctctggacatcacctttgttcttatacaacgggaccattgtactccacctccactcttcaggcatcctattagtcttgaatataacactaaacaatgcagtaagccattccaagcctgctctacccacacacctccacagttcaaccggaatttcgtctggcccggtagctctgccccttctcatcttacgcattgcctccatgacttcatcgatctcaatgtccctacaattacttaattcatggtgactgtcggcattcctcgattccccaagtataatatcctgatccccttcttcacttagaagtttatgaaagtaggtctgccacctcctcttaatctggtcatctcccatcaaaactttgccgtcatcatcttttatgcacctcacttggtccagatcccgagttgtcctctctctcgccttagcgagtcggaataacttcttctccccacctttgttccttagttcctcatacagacgagcaaaagctgtcgtcttagcctccgtcactgccatcttcgcctccttcctagctaccttatacctttgactgttctctctcttctcctcctcgtcagtgctccctactaaccgcaggtaagccgccttctttgcttccactttaccttggacaactgcattccaccaccaatctccctttgtggccaccattgtggcccgtagatatcccttaCACCTCTcccgccgcctttcttatacagtctgccgtcgtcgaccacattgtgtttgcgtccccactacttctccaagctcccattgtcgataaccttccttccagctccttagctttatccttagttaaggctccccacctaatcctggggcgtccttgtactgacctcttcttcctccttatcctaatacaaatgtccatcaccaaaagcctatgctgcgttgagagggtctcacttgggataaccttgcagtccttgCACAACCtcctgtcgcatctcctgaggaggagatagtcaatctgagtcttcaccaccgaactttggtaagtaaccaaatgttcatcccgcttcgtaaaactcgagttcacaatgactagatcgaaagccttggcaaagtccaacagcgaaatgccccctccgttccgctcgcCGAAACCAAAGCCGCTATGCACCTCATTGTACGCACCTGCAGATTACCCAAtttgaccattgaaatctcctcctatgaataacctctcagaaggcggtatactatgaacaatctcatccaacccctcccaaaagcgcctcttaatatcctcttccaagcctgcttgcggtgcgtacgctctaacgacatttaaagtatcctcacccaccaccaacttaatagtcattagtctatcattcacccgcctgacctctaccacagactctctaagatggctatctaccaggatacccactccattcttacccctcaggacaccaaagtaccacaacttatacccatccacgttttttgccctcgatccgacccacctagtctcctggacacacactatattaatcttcctcttctgcaggattttcgccaactctatggatttactcgttagtgaacctatgttccatgacccgactctcaacctataggctcccttgccccctctacctccccttcTACCCGACCCACCACCTTGACCCcagccccacactctgccccacccaaggacatgcccttattctatcatcccaggCTGCAaccactacacctacaacaatctagagaagactcgctagtgcacaacgtacacaaatcaaactagaaggaaacaagtggtaactagtatcctagttgaaaggtttaactattgcgaagtaaagtaacagtaatttagctaaTACCAAAAGGGAAATGataaaacaggaggtaccaactcccgataacaaaacctgtggctgatttgctgtactcgatgtagttgtacgctcacgcaccacttcctaccgccctttgcagacactcgcccaggttgctctcctttgccagtgctcgtgcacccaacttgtctccaatactccgagaattcctgaaaacacagaaaatatcacgacccaaaaaccagaaggagctatcaccgctaccactggtatagccccaacaatataaaatgtaccaggaaaggagaagaagaaaacgagaatatAAGGGAATCCTTctgttttatttattttggctAAGAGCAGGAAGGGAATCCTCAAATTTAGAAAATGAACTGAAATCTACCTTAGAAACAGTAAATAAAAGAGCAGCTCCGAAAACCCTAACGAATCTGAACTGAAATCTACCTTAGAAAATGaagaaacaataaataaaaatggaATACACTTACCTTATACTAGGATGAACAAATAGTGAAGAAACCCATTTCTCAAAAATTAAACGAAAATCTCCGATTAAAATTGACGGAACTAAAACTTGAGTAATTGCAAGGACTTTAAGAATTTGTAGTAACAAAGATCCAATATTCTCTATTAAGTGAAATAAAGTTAATATTTCTAATAATGAAGTTCCTTAGCAGAAATTTAACTAAGAAACTTAATTAGCATCGCAAAGGAGAGCCAAAAGGAATAGTAATTTCGTCATTACTTTCCGGTCATAACTCCGGCAGCCGGTGGTGGAATTAACCAAACTTGGTGTCAAAAGATACATAATCTCCTTACGAATAATACCCAATTGGTTTCAACTTCAGATCTATAGTCAATTTTTGTAGATCTTAATTTCATTTTCACGTGCTACTGTAGCAGACAGTGTTCTTCATTCAATTTCAGCGATTCAGCTAATTCCAACGCTACTTTTCAGCACAACAGCCTGTTTTGATAACGTGAAAGTGTTCTCTTCTCTTCTAAGATTGGTTTAAATTCTAAGCTTCATTTTAAATCGAATTTACTGTAGTATAAGCAGTAAATAACTTGAAGCTAATTCGAAGTACAATTTACTGTTCTTTACAATTTGGACTGTGAAATTGGATTCACAGCCATAAGCAGTAATTATCTTGCAAAGCTGTTGCACCTGTGTTATGTAAGTAATCTGCTAAACAATTTCAACTATAATGGACACACAGGCAGGTGGCCAGCCACATTTGGAGGCTACGCTACCTAAACAACCTCCTCCAACCATTGCACAAACATCAGGGAACGCAAATACCAACAAACAGCCGATGGATTACTCCAAACTACTGAAACCTTGCACTTTAAATGCTGCAATACAGGAGCAACAGGAAGTTGAGCCAATTCCTTTTCGTCCACCTACAATATTGAATGGATAACATGTTATTCAGTTCACAGAAGCAGAAGTAGAAAGGATGGATATCATCGAAGGATTACAATATGCAATAGTTGGTAAATGTTCTTATGGAAGCCCAGAAATTCAACAACTGCGTAAGTTAATACCAATTCAATGCGGAATTAAAGGTGAGTGTAACATTGGATTTATAAGGGATAGGCACATTTTAATTAGAATGACGTTAAGGCAGGACTATCtacatttctcatcaaaaactcATTACATAAAGGATATGGATGACTATCAATATCAGCTTAGGCCATTGATTTACGACTCAAAGTTTAGAGCAGATGAAGAAACACCAAAGGCAATGGCTTGGATTTCATTCCCAGGTCTATTGCCAACCTTTTTTGTGAAGGAATGTCTATTTTCTCTAGCTTCAGCAGTAGGTAAACCTATACATCTAGACATGGCAACAATTAATAAAACTAGACCTAGTTGTGCTAGGGTGAAGGTACTAGTTGACTTACTTGCAGATCTGCCTAAAAAAGTAAGGATGGACATAGTCAATGAAGCTAAAGGAACAACAAGAACTGAATGGGTGAGAATACAATATGACATGCTGCCTAAATATTGCAGACATTGTAAACTGCAAGGGCATGATCAATTTGAATGTTGGAGGATACACCCTGAACTATATGTGGAGAAGGAGAATGATAACCAAGCAGATACAACTAAGAAACAGGACAAAGGGAACTCACACCCTATAATGATGTTATCTAGTGGAAAGGTCGTGGGTAATGTGAATGTTACAACAAAAGAGCAATGGAAGGAAGTGAAGGACAACAGAGTTAGAAATGTAGTAAATCCAAATACTAGTCTCACTAATAATGGATTGGAGATGGCACCAGCTAAGCAGTTGAAAAACAATAAGAACAAGGAGGGTACAAGCACTGTAGAGAGACAAGTAGAAGCACATACCAACAGTGGTAAGGATTTGGTGGCAGTAGACAATGAAGATAACGATCATGTTCAAGTATCTAACAAGTTTGCTTTATTACAAGGGATGGATGAAGAGAAAGAACCTTTTAATCAATTGGCAATGGTGGCAGCTAATATAGCAACAAACAGTTCAGCACTTCATAACCAAGCATCTACAAACCAAAAACCAAAAAATATGGTCAATAATGAGGGAAAGTTAAATCCAGCAGCACAAGCTTTTCATCTTAACTCATCGGGGATTAGTTCGACTAATGGTCTAGTCAATGGAAATGAggcatcaaaagaaaaaaatgatacCGCACAATGGGTAGAAAGAAGCTTCAAGGATAAAACAGGAAAAAATAGTTAAGATCAATAAACCATGCAAGGAAATCCCATCACAAGGTACATTAGTGAACAAGGTACTTAATAAAAATCCGAAGTCTCAAGCAGAAGGGTCAAAATCGTCTACATTTAAAGAAAAAGTGCAAGAATGTCGAGGCAGGCTATGGGAGGCACAAAGGGAATACGATTTAGAGGAGAATGAAGTACCACTAGGAGCACAAGCTGACGAGGAACCAAATGAGAAtgacaaagaagaagatgagcaaagTGTAAATGGAGAGATCCATGCCAATGACACCAATACAACTGGTAATTATTTAATAATGGAAGGATCAGAAAATATTGAGCACATCAATAATTTGCAGACATCAGAAGTCGCAGAATTTAGTAACTATGAAGGAAGAGGCCCAGAAGTAAATGATCCTGGAGGAACAGAAGATGATCAACTTCAGAAATCACAAGAAGACCCACAAGGACACAACACAACAGAGAAGGAGaaacaaccaaaacaaaaaaCAGAAATAGTAAATAGTACTGTTACATTGGAGAAAAACCAGTTGCAGCTGTTTAAAAGAGGCGAAGAGAAAGCATTGGTCCCTAAAAAGAATTCATTTGGAGCTACATTAGGAGGGAAGGAAGAcaatgaagaaggagaagaacctggtaAATTAGGATACGACATGGATCAAGAATCAACTACCCAACACCTTATGAATGCTGCAAGGAAAGGTGACTTATCACCTATGCAAGTGGAAAAGGCAAAATCAGcagcaaaaagaaagaagaagcaacaaaaagataattttacaGCACCAAAAGCTGGGGTGCACACAAGGAGAAAGATAACTAAATCCAACAATCAGTGATGAATGCTCTCATTTGGAATATAAGGTCAGTTAACACACAGCAGGCCTTTGAAAGGTTGACAAAAATGCATAGGCAAAAGCACTATGATTTTGTAGGATTAATGGAGCCAAAGCAACAAGCAAAAAAACTGGAAAGGTACAGAAACAAGATAGGACTTACACAGGCAATTTCAAATGTTTCCAATAAGATCTGGGCTTTTATAGATGAGGTATTTGAGGTAACTGTTATGTACAATATAGTGCAACAATTAACACTAAGATTGTTTCATACTGAATCACATGTGGATTTTGTCCTAACATTGATATACGCAAAATGTGATGCAATTGAGAGGATAGAATTATGGGATTCATTATATGCAATGGCAAGGGATATGGAAGAACCATGGCTTGTAGGAGGTGATTTCAATGTAATATGGCAAGAAGAAGAGAAGTTTGGTGGGTTACCTGTGTCATtgaatgaaattgatgattttcgaCACTGCATTAACACTTGCAATCTTTTCGACCTTGGATTTAAAGGCagcatatttacatggtggaatgggagAGCAGAGGAAGATTGTATATTCAAAAGACTAGATAGATGTTTGGCAAATGTTGAGTTCCAACAAACATTTCCAGGAATAGAGGTGCAGCATTTGTCAAAGACTGGTTCTGATCATAGTCCGATGGATTTGAAGTGTGATATTGAAACTCCACCTATAAAAAAAACCTTTTAAGTTCCTGAATTTTTGGGTGGAACATGCGACTTTTAAAGATGTGGTGAAAGAGAACTGGTCTGCTGATTTCAGTGCAAATCCTTATATTCTTTTAAtcacaaattaaaaaaattaaagaaatccCTTTCTACATTTGGAGATATTTTCCAAAAGATAGCAAGTATGGAGGAGGTAGTGATGGTTCATGAAGCAGTATTTGAAGCAAATCCTACAGGGATGAACATGGAAAGACTCTAAAAGGTTCAGGCAGAATTGATTAAATGTCTTGCACTAGAGGAGAAATATTGGCAACAAAAGGCAGGCATGACTTGGTTCAAGGAAGGGGATAGGAACACAAAGTTCTTCCATGCACAAGTGAGAGGTAGGAGGAAGAGACTTCACCTTACAAGAATTCAAAACAGTGGAGGAACCTGgattgaagaagaacaagaaattgcAGAAGAGGCTATCAAATACTACAAGGAACAGTTCACAGAAGCATCTAATCCTTCATTATTTGATATCGTAGAGCATGTTCCTAATCTGATTAACACTGATCAGAATGCAGATTTGATTAAGCAACCAACAAAAGAGGAGGTTCAAATGGCAGTACTTGGACTTAATGGTGATAGTGCAGGAGGGCCAGATGGTATGACAGGAAAATTTTATCATTCTTGTTGGGACTTAATAGGGGATGACCTGTACGACATGGTGAGGGCTTTTTTTCAATGGTCATGAGCTACCAAAGTGTGTAACACACACAAACCTAGTTCTAataccaaagaaaaaagaagttaccacCTTTTCTGATTTAAGACCAATAAGCCTCAGTAATTTTTCTAACAAGGTTATATCAAGGGTGGTACATGAAAGGCTAGTAAAATTTCTCCCAAGTCTAATATCGGAGGAACATGCGGGTTTTGTTAAGGGAAGGAATTTAGTAGAAAACATCCTTCTAACTCAGGAGATAGTTACTGACATTAGGCTTAGAACTAAGGCTGGACCTAATGTCATCTTGAAGCTAGATATGACCAAAGCTTATGATAGAATATCTTGGCTATTCCTAACCAAAGTACTGAGAAAGATGGGATTCACAGAAAGGTTGATAGGGATTGTTTTTGGTTTAGTTTCAAACAACTGGTATTCTATTCTAATAAATGGTCAACCTCATGGTTTCTTTAAGTCCTCAAGGGGAATAAAACAAGGTGATCCTGTATCTCCAACTTTGTTTATATTCGCAGCAGAAACATTATCTAGGGGTCTCAATGCACTACATACTAACCTGTATTTTTGTGGATTTGGGATGCCAAAGTGGAGTCCAAAGATCAATCATTTGGCGTATGCAGATGACATGATTATTTTCTCATCCTCAGACGAAACATCTCTGA
This sequence is a window from Nicotiana sylvestris chromosome 3, ASM39365v2, whole genome shotgun sequence. Protein-coding genes within it:
- the LOC138887047 gene encoding uncharacterized protein encodes the protein MNALIWNIRSVNTQQAFERLTKMHRQKHYDFVGLMEPKQQAKKLERYRNKIGLTQAISNVSNKIWAFIDEVFEVTVMYNIVQQLTLRLFHTESHVDFVLTLIYAKCDAIERIELWDSLYAMARDMEEPWLVGGDFNVIWQEEEKFGGLPVSLNEIDDFRHCINTCNLFDLGFKGSIFTWWNGRAEEDCIFKRLDRCLANVEFQQTFPGIEVQHLSKTGSDHSPMDLKCDIETPPIKKTF